One region of Mangifera indica cultivar Alphonso chromosome 3, CATAS_Mindica_2.1, whole genome shotgun sequence genomic DNA includes:
- the LOC123211527 gene encoding 40S ribosomal protein S9-2-like, translated as MVHVSFYHNYGKTFKKPRRPYEKERLDAELRLVGEYGLRCKRELWRVQYALSRIRNAARELLTLDEKNPRRIFEGEALLRRMNRFGLLDESQNKLDYVLALTVENFLERRLQTHVFKMGMAKSIHHARVLIRQRHIRVGRQVVNIPSFMVRVDSQKHIDFSLTSPFGGGRPGRVKRKNQKAAAKKAAGGDGDEEDED; from the exons ATGGTACACGTCTCGTTTTACCACAACT ATGGAAAGACATTTAAGAAGCCCCGTCGTCCCTATGAGAAGGAGCGTCTGGATGCTGAGCTGAGGCTTGTTGGAGAGTATGGGTTGCGGTGCAAGAGGGAGCTGTGGAGAGTTCAATATGCGTTGAGTCGCATCCGTAATGCTGCAAGGGAGCTTCTGACCCTTGATGAGAAGAACCCCCGTCGGATATTTGAGGGTGAGGCCCTTCTTCGCAGGATGAATCGCTTTGGGCTTTTGGATGAGAGCCAGAACAAGCTTGATTATGTGTTGGCTTTGACCGTTGAGAACTTCCTTGAGCGCCGCTTGCAAACCCATGTATTCAAGATGGGTATGGCCAAGTCTATCCACCATGCCCGTGTGCTCATCAGGCAGAGGCATATCAG GGTTGGTAGGCAGGTGGTGAACATCCCATCTTTTATGGTTCGGGTTGATTCACAGAAGCACATTGATTTCTCACTCACAAGTCCATTTGGTGGCGGTCGTCCTGGAAGAGTGAAGAGAAAGAACCAAAAGGCAGCTGCTAAGAAAGCTGCTGGCGGAGAtggagatgaagaagatgaggatTAA